In Pseudomonas sp. PDM14, a genomic segment contains:
- a CDS encoding type II secretion system F family protein — protein MTELLALLSSAGLGMAVTSTLLIFVWLLSLLPEENRAYMDPVPSWVRPIWPLVRLVSHFFCSSVPPQHMDRLDQKLQKTGALYVLTAEDFLALCITLALLFPLVAAVPMATGKSGIIWPVLLVMMAMGALLPMMWISDTHKRRDRDIIRNLPVFLEYLTMCVDAGLNFLGALQQAVDKGPDGAMKNEFRIVLRDIRSGLPRSEALQRMEERVNLKDLTTFVRSVIQAEKMGSSLRTTLQIQAQQRLEERFQRAEKTAMQAPVKLIIPLIMFIFPLTFVILLFPIVVKFMGQS, from the coding sequence ATGACTGAACTGCTCGCCTTGCTCAGCAGTGCCGGCCTCGGTATGGCCGTCACCAGCACTTTGCTGATATTTGTCTGGCTGCTGTCGCTGCTGCCGGAAGAGAACCGTGCCTACATGGATCCGGTGCCTAGCTGGGTACGCCCGATCTGGCCGCTGGTGCGTCTGGTCAGTCACTTCTTCTGCAGCAGCGTGCCACCGCAGCACATGGACCGCCTCGACCAGAAACTGCAGAAGACCGGTGCGCTCTACGTGCTAACCGCCGAGGACTTCCTCGCCCTGTGCATCACCCTGGCCTTGCTCTTCCCGCTGGTTGCCGCGGTGCCGATGGCCACCGGCAAGTCCGGAATCATCTGGCCTGTGCTGCTGGTGATGATGGCGATGGGTGCGCTGCTGCCGATGATGTGGATCAGCGACACACACAAGCGCCGCGACCGGGACATCATTCGGAACCTGCCGGTCTTCCTCGAATACCTGACCATGTGCGTCGACGCCGGCCTGAACTTCCTGGGTGCCCTGCAGCAGGCAGTGGACAAAGGGCCGGACGGCGCGATGAAGAATGAGTTCCGTATCGTGCTGCGTGACATCCGCTCGGGCCTGCCCCGCTCGGAAGCACTGCAACGGATGGAAGAACGGGTCAACCTCAAGGACCTGACCACCTTCGTGCGCTCGGTCATTCAGGCCGAGAAAATGGGTAGCAGCCTGCGCACTACCTTGCAGATCCAGGCGCAGCAGCGCCTCGAAGAGCGCTTTCAGCGTGCCGAGAAGACGGCGATGCAGGCACCGGTGAAACTGATCATTCCGCTGATCATGTTCATCTTCCCGCTGACCTTCGTGATTCTGCTGTTCCCTATCGTGGTCAAGTTCATGGGGCAGTCATGA
- a CDS encoding NTP/NDP exchange transporter, with protein sequence MPEPLLSRRLSAAINARPGELLPALSGFVLFFCLFAGYFMLRPIREAMGIAGGVDNLQWLFTATFVVMLVAVPLFAWLNSHVPRIRYIDWVYGFFCLNLLAFAAAFAVLDDSVWLARVFYVWISVYNLFVVSVAWSLMADVFDAPQAKRLFAFIAAGASVGGLVGPALSALLIDVIGQAGLTVLAALLLALALLLKQHLMSWRAIGGAGRPGAEQVESPRRPVAGNPFSGMTQVLRSPYLLGISAFVVLLATVSTFLYFEQARLVAELFPDRAEQVRVFGLIDIAVQAGALLSQLFISGRVAQHLGVRSLLAVVPALVCIGFLGLALAPTFAMLAGLMIVRRIGEYAFVRPGREMLFAPLDAQSKYKAKNFIDTVVYRGGDAVSGWAKSLLDLLGQGALLVALIGAACAALWGVLGWHLGSHADRVARRASTDDSLR encoded by the coding sequence CGAGCCCCTCTTGAGCCGCCGCCTGAGCGCGGCGATCAATGCCCGCCCCGGCGAATTGCTGCCGGCGCTGAGCGGCTTCGTGCTGTTCTTCTGCCTGTTCGCCGGCTACTTCATGCTGCGGCCGATCCGCGAGGCGATGGGCATCGCCGGCGGCGTCGACAACCTGCAGTGGCTGTTCACCGCCACCTTCGTGGTCATGCTGGTCGCCGTGCCGCTGTTCGCCTGGCTCAACTCCCACGTGCCGCGCATCCGCTACATCGACTGGGTGTACGGTTTCTTCTGCCTCAACCTGCTGGCCTTCGCCGCCGCCTTCGCCGTGCTTGACGACAGCGTGTGGCTGGCACGGGTGTTCTACGTGTGGATCTCGGTCTACAACCTGTTCGTCGTCTCGGTGGCCTGGAGTCTGATGGCCGACGTGTTCGACGCCCCGCAGGCCAAGCGCCTGTTCGCCTTCATCGCCGCCGGCGCCAGCGTCGGCGGCCTGGTCGGCCCGGCGCTCAGCGCGCTGCTGATCGACGTCATCGGCCAGGCCGGACTGACCGTGCTCGCCGCCCTGCTGCTGGCCCTCGCACTACTGCTCAAGCAGCACCTGATGAGCTGGCGCGCCATTGGCGGCGCCGGTCGGCCCGGTGCCGAGCAGGTGGAAAGCCCACGCCGCCCGGTGGCCGGCAACCCGTTCAGCGGCATGACCCAGGTGCTGCGCTCGCCCTACCTGCTGGGGATTTCCGCCTTCGTCGTGCTGCTCGCCACGGTCAGCACCTTCCTCTACTTCGAGCAGGCGCGACTGGTCGCCGAGCTGTTTCCCGACCGCGCCGAACAGGTGCGCGTATTCGGCCTGATCGACATCGCCGTGCAGGCCGGCGCGCTGCTCTCGCAACTGTTCATCAGCGGCCGCGTGGCCCAGCACCTGGGTGTGCGCAGCCTGCTGGCGGTGGTGCCGGCGCTGGTTTGCATCGGCTTCCTCGGCCTGGCCCTGGCGCCGACCTTCGCCATGCTCGCCGGGCTGATGATCGTGCGCCGCATCGGCGAATACGCCTTCGTCCGTCCGGGCAGGGAAATGCTCTTCGCACCGCTGGATGCGCAGAGCAAGTACAAGGCAAAGAACTTCATCGACACGGTGGTCTATCGCGGTGGCGATGCCGTCAGCGGCTGGGCCAAGAGCCTGCTCGACCTGCTCGGCCAGGGCGCGTTGTTGGTCGCTCTGATCGGCGCGGCATGCGCGGCGCTGTGGGGCGTGCTCGGCTGGCACCTGGGCAGCCACGCCGACCGCGTGGCACGCCGCGCATCAACGGATGACTCGTTGCGCTAG
- a CDS encoding TadE/TadG family type IV pilus assembly protein, which yields MKWRAQSAQAMVEFLIIIPVLILLIFGAVQAAFIYSAKNGLNYATFQAARIGAMNNAQYDDMRRGLLRGMYPMFSQYQDEDARLAHTAAEVDNYVLITRISPDNAAFNAWAEAHDDPLGDGVGGEAIPNDNLMYRPMQQMPVSIQDANLLKIRVQYCMKLIVPMVDYLLSTTSKSIDRANSNKAPASFRDVSRNTSANYADVCRSRRGYVVTSEATVRMQSAAVDDQDQCANGGRMICP from the coding sequence ATGAAATGGCGCGCTCAGAGTGCACAGGCGATGGTGGAGTTCCTCATCATCATTCCGGTGCTGATTCTGCTGATCTTCGGTGCGGTGCAGGCGGCGTTCATCTATTCGGCGAAGAACGGCCTGAACTACGCCACCTTCCAGGCCGCGCGAATTGGCGCGATGAACAACGCGCAATATGACGACATGCGGCGCGGACTGCTGCGCGGCATGTACCCGATGTTTTCCCAGTATCAGGATGAGGACGCGCGTCTGGCGCATACGGCCGCTGAGGTCGACAACTACGTCCTGATCACCCGCATCAGCCCGGACAACGCAGCCTTCAACGCATGGGCCGAGGCCCATGATGATCCGCTCGGTGATGGCGTCGGTGGCGAGGCGATCCCCAATGACAACCTCATGTATCGGCCCATGCAGCAGATGCCGGTATCGATCCAGGATGCCAACCTGTTGAAGATCCGCGTGCAGTACTGCATGAAACTGATCGTGCCGATGGTCGACTACCTGCTCAGTACCACGTCGAAATCCATCGATCGTGCCAACAGCAACAAGGCGCCAGCGAGTTTCCGCGATGTATCGCGCAATACCAGCGCCAACTACGCAGATGTCTGCCGCAGTCGCCGTGGTTACGTGGTGACGTCCGAGGCCACCGTCCGCATGCAGAGCGCAGCGGTGGACGATCAGGATCAGTGCGCCAATGGCGGGCGCATGATCTGTCCCTGA
- a CDS encoding tetratricopeptide repeat protein has product MRTLSLALASLLLSGCAGMLPQSNLVALQNSANQDYASGRYVQASDQYQRLARAMPSDAGVRYQLGNSLARQGDVQGAIGSYREALLRDPQHARAWHNLLQVQLREALLSAAEMQRTLNPQQPEADRALQLGERLLDVMGQPSHDAGREP; this is encoded by the coding sequence ATGCGTACCCTGAGTCTCGCCCTCGCAAGCCTTCTGCTGTCCGGTTGCGCCGGCATGCTGCCGCAGTCCAACCTGGTTGCCCTGCAGAACTCGGCCAACCAGGACTACGCCAGTGGCCGCTATGTGCAGGCCAGCGACCAGTACCAGCGCCTGGCCAGGGCCATGCCCAGCGATGCCGGCGTGCGTTATCAGCTCGGTAACAGCCTCGCCCGTCAGGGCGATGTGCAGGGGGCCATTGGCAGCTACCGGGAAGCGCTGCTGCGCGATCCGCAGCACGCACGGGCCTGGCACAACCTGCTGCAGGTACAGTTGCGAGAGGCCCTGCTCAGCGCAGCCGAGATGCAGAGGACGCTCAACCCCCAGCAGCCTGAGGCCGACCGGGCGTTGCAACTGGGCGAACGTCTGCTCGATGTCATGGGCCAACCCAGCCATGACGCCGGACGAGAGCCTTGA
- a CDS encoding type II secretion system F family protein, with protein MNEILLLACLAALGAAVGITALLFADRVLDFFSFYRQQFSRNAEIEMADMFIFANGRQLFILNLMLLVLVPLFLHALFQILVVTVAGTLVALFVPRFVFKQMSKKRLKKFEEQLPDAFMMLSSSLQSGASLTMALENVVQQSPAPLSQEFGLLIKNIRLGVTLEDALLKLEKRIPMPSFIMASSAIRISREVGGNLVETINTMAAMLRRKRVMEGKIDSLTAQGRAQGTFMALLPVFLAGILSAIEPEAMSQLYTTRNGLMVLTVMVVMEVLGFLSIQRITRIDA; from the coding sequence ATGAATGAAATCCTGCTGCTGGCATGCCTGGCGGCACTCGGCGCGGCCGTGGGCATTACCGCGTTGCTGTTCGCCGATCGGGTGTTGGATTTTTTCTCGTTCTATCGGCAGCAGTTCTCGCGCAATGCCGAGATCGAGATGGCCGATATGTTCATCTTCGCTAACGGTCGGCAGCTGTTCATCCTCAACCTGATGTTGCTGGTGCTGGTGCCGCTGTTTCTGCATGCGTTGTTCCAGATTCTCGTCGTGACGGTCGCCGGCACGCTGGTAGCGTTGTTCGTGCCACGTTTCGTCTTCAAGCAGATGAGCAAGAAGCGCCTGAAGAAATTCGAGGAGCAGCTACCCGATGCCTTCATGATGCTTTCCAGCAGCCTGCAGTCCGGGGCGAGCCTGACCATGGCGCTGGAAAACGTGGTTCAGCAGTCCCCCGCGCCGCTGTCCCAGGAGTTCGGTCTGCTGATCAAGAACATCCGCCTCGGTGTGACCCTCGAAGATGCGCTGCTCAAGCTGGAGAAGCGCATCCCCATGCCCTCGTTCATCATGGCCAGTTCGGCGATCCGCATCAGCCGTGAGGTCGGTGGCAACCTAGTGGAGACCATCAACACCATGGCCGCCATGCTGCGGCGCAAGCGGGTGATGGAAGGCAAGATCGACAGCCTGACCGCCCAGGGGCGCGCCCAGGGCACCTTCATGGCGCTGCTGCCGGTGTTTCTCGCCGGCATCCTCAGTGCCATCGAACCCGAAGCCATGAGCCAGCTCTACACCACCCGCAACGGCCTGATGGTGCTGACCGTGATGGTGGTGATGGAGGTTCTGGGCTTCCTGTCCATTCAGCGAATTACCCGGATCGATGCATAG
- a CDS encoding ATPase, T2SS/T4P/T4SS family — MFEIEVTYRDGKPLEKLTCTSAFCELGRARSGLIRLRGWKVAPIHARIEHSMAGLFVEDVSRGYEVRVNEAVVSRHGPLAPEDAIAIGGYLVRVRALHPQQSDEPESLTPLTTEECVAAVEATPNLHHAYMEWAQFIQGELFRALDLRRMNLDSMDHEQVRTTLSGLIDEILQQVGGRLPALNTDILRKIVLDEAIGLGPLEDLLTDSSVSEIMVNAHDDIYVERAGRLEKTAINFSSNAAVLSTIERIISPLGRRIDESSPMVDARLKDGSRVNAIIPPLALRGPCLTIRKFSEKKLTTDDLMRFGTINVPMVEFLRTAVEQRLNVVVSGGTGSGKTTLLNILSNFIPVEERVVTVEDAAELKLVQPHVVSLEARPANMEGKGQVTIRDLVRNCLRMRPDRIVVGECRGGEALDMLQAMNTGHDGSLTTGHANNPRDMLRRLEVMVLMAGMDLPVQAIREQIASAVQLIVQQTRFGDGSRRITSISEITGMEQSTIQLNEIFRFQQTGFDENGRVKGHFQATGQVPEFYEALAKRGIPVNLDIFRSGADL, encoded by the coding sequence ATGTTCGAGATCGAAGTTACCTACCGTGACGGCAAACCGCTGGAAAAGCTGACCTGCACCAGTGCGTTCTGCGAGCTGGGGCGGGCGCGCAGCGGGCTGATCCGCCTGCGTGGTTGGAAGGTCGCGCCGATTCATGCACGTATCGAACATTCCATGGCCGGCCTGTTCGTCGAAGATGTCAGTCGTGGCTATGAAGTGCGGGTCAACGAGGCGGTCGTTTCGCGGCACGGCCCGTTGGCCCCCGAGGATGCCATTGCCATCGGCGGCTATCTGGTGCGGGTGCGCGCCCTTCATCCACAGCAAAGCGATGAGCCGGAAAGCCTGACCCCGCTGACAACGGAGGAATGCGTTGCGGCAGTGGAGGCTACGCCGAACCTGCACCATGCCTACATGGAGTGGGCGCAGTTCATTCAGGGCGAGCTGTTTCGCGCGCTCGACCTGCGGCGAATGAACCTCGACAGCATGGATCATGAACAGGTCCGCACGACCCTGTCCGGGCTGATCGACGAGATCCTGCAGCAGGTCGGTGGGCGCTTGCCGGCGTTGAATACCGATATTCTGCGCAAGATCGTTCTCGACGAGGCCATCGGTCTCGGTCCGCTGGAAGACCTGCTGACCGACTCCTCGGTCAGTGAAATCATGGTCAACGCCCACGACGATATCTATGTCGAGCGTGCCGGGCGACTGGAGAAGACCGCGATCAACTTCAGTTCCAATGCCGCAGTACTGTCGACCATCGAACGGATCATCTCGCCGCTGGGGCGGCGTATCGACGAAAGCTCACCGATGGTCGATGCGCGTCTGAAGGATGGCTCGCGGGTCAACGCCATCATCCCGCCGTTGGCGTTGCGCGGGCCCTGCCTGACCATCCGTAAGTTCTCCGAGAAGAAGCTGACCACTGACGACCTGATGCGCTTTGGCACCATCAATGTGCCGATGGTCGAGTTCCTTCGTACCGCGGTCGAACAGCGTCTGAACGTGGTGGTTTCCGGCGGTACCGGTTCGGGCAAGACAACCCTGCTCAACATTCTTTCCAACTTCATTCCCGTGGAGGAGCGGGTGGTCACCGTGGAAGACGCTGCCGAGCTCAAGCTGGTACAGCCGCACGTGGTTTCCCTGGAGGCGCGCCCGGCGAACATGGAGGGCAAGGGGCAGGTGACCATCCGCGATCTGGTACGCAACTGCCTGCGTATGCGCCCGGACCGTATCGTGGTGGGTGAGTGCCGTGGTGGCGAGGCACTGGACATGCTGCAGGCGATGAACACCGGCCACGATGGCTCGCTGACCACCGGCCACGCCAACAACCCGCGCGACATGTTGCGGCGTCTCGAGGTAATGGTGTTGATGGCCGGCATGGACCTGCCGGTGCAGGCCATTCGTGAGCAGATCGCTTCTGCGGTGCAGCTGATCGTTCAGCAGACCCGCTTCGGCGATGGCTCACGGCGGATCACCAGCATCAGTGAGATCACCGGCATGGAGCAGAGCACCATCCAGCTCAACGAGATCTTCCGTTTCCAGCAGACCGGCTTCGATGAAAATGGCCGGGTCAAGGGTCACTTCCAGGCCACCGGCCAGGTGCCCGAGTTCTATGAGGCGCTGGCCAAGCGCGGCATACCGGTCAATCTCGATATCTTCCGCAGCGGGGCGGACCTATGA
- a CDS encoding type II and III secretion system protein family protein: MRFVVGILAILSLSLSAQANTLPTSLVLYDGDVRVLSAPGVERVAVGNVDLISATLLKNEEVVLTAQQDGETTVHFWFEDGSREQMSVVVAKGNGYRQLPELRAMLSGIPGVRLRTVGRQVVVDGRVSAEQLVQIKDAVKPYGDNVIVLAEEQTGAATKSDAAEVLSEVQAMLGQIPGITIRAVGRQIVVDGSLDQVDLNRIELVKKSYPDVLVLAQLTSEYDAPMVYFDVRITEFAKDDVEELGVNWSTSINGPTLAFNADGGTNNLYRGQFPSASGTFDNLNDVVGDAGSHAYWGIASELTSRINLLEKNGSALTLASPRLSARSGGKAQLTVGGEVPVVTSSISGPSVEYKDFGIMLNIEPKLYGSDQVATKVQAEISQLDKANQVGEYPAFKTRRTENDVQLRIGETLVLSGLVTEDSQTSHEGLVWLKDLPFLGTLFRNKSFKGSRTELVIFITPRLLTDAPDSVNAEEINRQKKMIERYRRDVDAIELID, translated from the coding sequence ATGCGATTTGTAGTCGGAATACTGGCAATCCTCAGCCTGAGCCTGTCGGCCCAGGCCAATACACTCCCGACGTCGCTCGTACTGTACGACGGCGATGTGCGGGTGCTCAGCGCGCCTGGTGTCGAGCGGGTGGCAGTGGGTAATGTCGATCTGATCAGCGCCACCCTGCTGAAGAACGAGGAAGTCGTGCTCACCGCCCAGCAGGACGGCGAAACCACCGTGCATTTCTGGTTCGAGGATGGCAGTCGTGAGCAGATGAGCGTGGTGGTCGCCAAGGGTAACGGCTACCGCCAGTTGCCTGAGCTGCGTGCCATGTTGTCCGGCATCCCTGGCGTACGTCTGCGTACTGTCGGGCGCCAGGTCGTGGTCGACGGTCGGGTCAGTGCCGAGCAACTGGTGCAGATCAAGGACGCGGTCAAACCCTACGGTGACAACGTCATCGTGCTGGCCGAAGAACAGACGGGCGCCGCCACCAAATCCGATGCCGCCGAGGTCCTGAGCGAGGTGCAGGCCATGCTCGGGCAGATCCCGGGTATCACCATCAGGGCTGTCGGTCGGCAGATCGTGGTTGATGGCAGTCTCGATCAGGTCGACCTGAACCGCATCGAACTGGTCAAGAAAAGCTATCCCGATGTGCTGGTACTGGCTCAGCTGACCTCCGAGTACGACGCGCCGATGGTCTATTTCGACGTGCGCATCACCGAGTTCGCCAAGGACGATGTGGAAGAGCTGGGTGTCAACTGGAGTACTTCGATCAACGGCCCGACCCTGGCTTTCAACGCCGACGGTGGCACCAACAATCTGTATCGCGGCCAGTTCCCCAGTGCCAGCGGCACCTTCGATAACCTCAATGATGTGGTCGGCGACGCGGGCTCGCATGCTTACTGGGGTATCGCCAGCGAGCTGACATCGCGCATCAACCTGCTGGAGAAGAACGGCTCGGCCCTGACCCTGGCCTCGCCGCGGCTGTCCGCGCGTAGCGGCGGCAAGGCGCAGCTGACCGTCGGTGGCGAGGTACCGGTGGTAACCAGCAGCATCAGCGGTCCTTCGGTGGAGTACAAGGATTTCGGCATCATGCTCAACATCGAGCCCAAGCTCTATGGCAGCGACCAGGTCGCCACCAAGGTGCAGGCCGAGATCAGCCAGCTCGACAAGGCCAATCAGGTTGGCGAGTACCCGGCGTTCAAGACCCGTCGCACCGAGAACGATGTGCAGCTGCGCATCGGCGAGACTCTGGTGCTGTCCGGTCTCGTCACGGAGGACAGCCAGACGTCCCACGAAGGCCTTGTCTGGCTGAAAGACCTGCCGTTCCTGGGAACCCTGTTCCGCAACAAGAGCTTCAAGGGCAGCCGCACGGAGCTGGTGATTTTCATCACGCCGCGCCTGCTGACCGACGCACCGGACTCGGTGAACGCTGAAGAAATCAATCGCCAGAAGAAAATGATCGAACGCTACCGACGCGACGTCGATGCCATTGAGCTGATCGACTGA
- a CDS encoding DUF192 domain-containing protein translates to MNAQVTHRVAGRVPTALQLERAATPWARLRGLLGRRGLPAGQGLWISPCNSVHCCFMRFAIDVLYLDAEQRILEIRHDLRPWRFSICWRARSVVELAAGECRRLHIEPGDNLRCVP, encoded by the coding sequence ATGAATGCCCAGGTGACCCATCGGGTTGCCGGGCGTGTGCCCACGGCCTTGCAGCTCGAGCGTGCAGCGACGCCCTGGGCGCGCCTGCGAGGTTTGCTCGGACGACGGGGTCTGCCTGCCGGTCAGGGCCTGTGGATCAGCCCCTGCAACTCGGTGCATTGTTGCTTCATGCGCTTTGCCATCGATGTGCTGTACCTGGATGCCGAGCAGCGGATTCTGGAAATACGGCATGATCTGCGACCCTGGCGCTTCAGCATCTGCTGGCGCGCCCGCAGTGTGGTCGAACTGGCTGCCGGAGAGTGCCGGCGCCTGCACATAGAACCCGGAGACAATCTTAGATGCGTACCCTGA